One part of the Thermodesulforhabdaceae bacterium genome encodes these proteins:
- the glnA gene encoding type I glutamate--ammonia ligase: MTPKEVLEFAKANGVKMVDLKFLDLPGMWQHFSVPIGELDESSFEDGFGFDASSIRGWQPINASDMLVIPDPDTATLDPFMEVPTLSLICNIVDPITRERYTRDPRYIAQKAEEYLRFTGIADTAYFGPEAEFFIFDDIRYDSGSNYGYYFIDSDEGIWNSGREEAPNLGYKLRHKEGYFPVPPSDTLHDVRTEMALVMEQVGIKVECQHHEVATAGQAEIDMRFAPLVKMGDQLMWFKYIIKNVARRHGKTVTFMPKPLYGDNGSGMHTHVSLWKDGKPLFAGDKYAGLSEVALYAIGGILKHAPALCAFTNPTTNSYKRLVPGYEAPVNLAYSSRNRSAAIRIPMYSASPKAKRLEFRTPDPSCNGYLAFSAILMAVLDGIENRMDPGEPLDKDIYALSPEELKNVPSTPGSLEEALGALEKDHEFLLKGGVFTQDVIDMWIEYKRHREVDPVKLRPHPYEFHLYFDI, from the coding sequence ATGACACCGAAAGAAGTGTTAGAGTTTGCAAAGGCTAATGGAGTTAAGATGGTAGATTTGAAGTTTCTTGATCTTCCAGGAATGTGGCAACATTTTTCTGTCCCCATAGGTGAGCTTGATGAATCGTCCTTTGAGGACGGTTTTGGTTTTGATGCATCAAGCATCCGAGGGTGGCAGCCCATAAACGCAAGTGATATGTTAGTCATTCCCGATCCGGATACGGCAACCCTGGATCCTTTTATGGAGGTGCCGACTCTTTCGCTGATCTGTAACATTGTGGATCCTATTACTCGAGAACGTTATACTCGTGATCCGCGCTATATTGCTCAAAAAGCCGAAGAATATCTTAGGTTTACCGGTATTGCCGATACAGCTTATTTTGGTCCGGAAGCGGAATTTTTCATCTTTGACGACATCCGATATGACTCGGGATCTAACTACGGCTACTATTTTATCGACTCTGATGAGGGAATATGGAACAGTGGTAGAGAAGAGGCTCCCAACCTCGGTTATAAGCTTCGCCACAAAGAGGGTTACTTCCCTGTTCCACCTTCAGATACTCTGCATGACGTTCGCACTGAAATGGCTCTAGTTATGGAACAGGTTGGAATTAAGGTTGAGTGTCAGCATCATGAAGTGGCAACAGCTGGCCAGGCTGAAATAGATATGCGTTTTGCTCCCCTTGTAAAGATGGGCGATCAACTCATGTGGTTCAAATACATAATTAAAAATGTTGCTCGCCGCCATGGTAAAACCGTAACCTTCATGCCCAAACCTCTTTATGGCGATAATGGCTCTGGAATGCATACCCACGTAAGTCTCTGGAAAGATGGGAAACCACTTTTTGCCGGCGATAAATATGCGGGTCTGAGCGAAGTGGCTCTTTATGCCATTGGTGGCATTTTGAAACACGCACCAGCTCTATGTGCCTTTACAAACCCCACCACTAATTCTTATAAACGTCTTGTGCCAGGCTATGAAGCTCCAGTTAATCTGGCATATTCAAGCCGAAACCGTAGTGCTGCTATTCGCATACCCATGTATTCTGCTTCACCAAAGGCTAAGCGTCTTGAATTCAGGACACCAGATCCATCCTGTAACGGATATCTAGCCTTTAGCGCTATTCTCATGGCTGTTCTGGACGGAATAGAAAACCGAATGGATCCAGGAGAACCACTGGATAAAGATATTTACGCCCTATCACCCGAGGAACTTAAGAATGTCCCTTCAACTCCGGGATCTCTTGAAGAAGCTCTTGGTGCCCTGGAAAAAGATCATGAATTCCTTCTCAAAGGCGGCGTTTTTACTCAAGACGTGATAGACATGTGGATTGAATACAAGAGACATCGGGAAGTAGATCCCGTAAAGCTAAGACCCCATCCTTACGAATTCCATCTTTACTTCGATATTTAG
- a CDS encoding glutamate synthase-related protein: MDMRFSKNNDVLGTVNRGNPTESSLCTLCRADCQGKCETWLASLIGRKLLYPRDFGMVTAGANNTTHVGVSYNSLRIQGYAYGAHGLPESLSNSPDDCIFPNVDISTEFGNEVKTKARVPIMTGALGSTPIAAKYWEPIAVGGALVGVPIVVGENVVGVDKAAEFKNGRVVKAPELDRRIETYLRYYDGYGAIIVQMNVEDTRNGVAEYVIEKYGDKCIIELKWGQGAKNIGGEIQVTSLDYAIFLKKRGYLIDPDPELPEVQAAFKSGAIRSFARHSRLGNTNLSRWDLVQEAFTNQIEYLRKIGYKRISLKTGSYGMEDLAMAIKFASDAGLDLLTIDGSGGGTGMSPWNMMQSWGVPSILLHAKAYEYASILAARGKRVVDLSFAGGFALEDSIFKGIALGAPYVKIICMGRALMIPSFLGSNIEGVLRPERKAALNGNWDSLPKTVSEIGTSPEQIFACYFEVEKKVGKDEMKNIPLGAIAFWTLSDKLACGLQQLMAGARKFSLKAISRSDLVAANRETAQETGITYICDANDEAAKKILNS; this comes from the coding sequence ATGGACATGAGATTCTCCAAAAACAATGACGTGCTCGGCACAGTAAACCGTGGTAACCCCACGGAATCAAGTTTATGCACACTATGTAGAGCAGATTGTCAAGGCAAATGCGAAACATGGCTCGCAAGCCTGATAGGTAGAAAGCTTTTGTATCCCCGCGATTTTGGTATGGTCACCGCAGGAGCGAATAATACAACTCACGTAGGAGTATCCTATAATTCTCTTCGTATCCAGGGATACGCTTACGGAGCTCATGGCTTGCCTGAGTCTCTTTCAAACTCCCCCGATGATTGCATTTTCCCCAATGTGGACATTTCCACCGAATTCGGTAACGAAGTAAAAACCAAAGCACGAGTTCCAATAATGACGGGAGCTCTGGGATCAACCCCCATTGCGGCAAAATACTGGGAACCCATTGCAGTTGGTGGCGCTCTGGTCGGTGTCCCCATAGTTGTTGGCGAAAATGTGGTCGGAGTGGATAAAGCCGCCGAATTCAAAAATGGTCGTGTTGTCAAGGCTCCAGAATTAGATCGTCGAATTGAAACTTATTTGCGCTACTACGATGGTTATGGAGCCATCATCGTGCAGATGAATGTTGAAGACACTCGAAATGGTGTGGCTGAATATGTAATCGAAAAATACGGCGACAAATGCATCATCGAACTCAAATGGGGTCAGGGAGCCAAGAATATAGGTGGAGAAATTCAGGTAACCAGTCTTGACTATGCAATCTTCTTGAAAAAGCGTGGTTACCTCATAGATCCTGATCCAGAACTTCCTGAGGTTCAGGCAGCTTTCAAGAGCGGAGCAATCCGATCTTTTGCTCGACATAGTCGCCTTGGTAATACAAACCTCAGTCGATGGGATCTAGTTCAGGAAGCCTTTACAAATCAGATAGAATATTTAAGAAAAATCGGCTACAAACGTATCTCTCTTAAAACTGGATCCTACGGAATGGAAGATCTTGCAATGGCTATAAAATTCGCAAGCGACGCCGGCCTTGATCTTTTAACAATTGATGGATCCGGCGGCGGCACCGGTATGAGCCCATGGAACATGATGCAGAGCTGGGGTGTGCCTTCAATTCTGCTTCATGCAAAAGCCTACGAATACGCTTCCATACTGGCAGCCAGAGGAAAACGAGTTGTGGATCTTTCCTTTGCCGGTGGTTTCGCTCTAGAAGACAGCATATTCAAAGGAATTGCTCTGGGTGCTCCCTACGTGAAAATAATCTGCATGGGACGAGCTCTTATGATTCCTTCCTTCTTGGGATCCAACATTGAAGGAGTTCTAAGACCTGAGAGAAAGGCAGCCCTTAATGGAAATTGGGATAGCCTACCAAAAACCGTCTCAGAAATAGGAACAAGCCCAGAACAGATCTTCGCTTGCTATTTCGAAGTAGAAAAGAAAGTCGGGAAAGACGAAATGAAAAATATCCCCTTAGGAGCTATTGCCTTCTGGACTCTTTCCGATAAACTTGCCTGTGGTCTCCAGCAACTTATGGCGGGTGCTCGCAAATTCTCCCTCAAAGCTATCTCTCGAAGCGACCTTGTTGCTGCAAACCGCGAAACTGCCCAAGAAACTGGCATTACCTACATTTGCGATGCCAATGATGAAGCGGCAAAGAAAATTCTTAATTCATAA
- a CDS encoding glutamate synthase produces the protein MCRLFAITSNEPVSPMMAIKALEVMKEGYDGSGIGLLLTDLSGPFEEIKDAPILSGIFSHAGIKRLDQFMMELGFMTKYKLSIKPPKTPPPGVPKRDVYLVRAYEYPESWESLSQEEKEHRLMTVRLTLRQMGEESGDMVVFSFWPDVIMIKEIGDPVDVAEYLQLDRKELSARIIMAQGRQNTNYAINLYACHPFFIQGIATMTNGENTAFVPIREFLMSRGFPGYIGYQSDSEVFTHILHYIYKKLGLGIEYYKHVITPLQDEDLVHHPQGKFLKILKETCRRLTIDGPNCVIGVLPDKTMFMVQDRKKLRPGIVGGKEGVFAFSSEACALEFALPDRDRKKDFQPMYLDTVIVPPDRKETKIWRQSEQLPLPL, from the coding sequence GTGTGTCGCCTTTTCGCAATAACAAGTAATGAACCTGTTTCACCCATGATGGCAATAAAAGCCCTGGAAGTTATGAAAGAAGGTTACGACGGATCTGGAATTGGTCTGTTATTGACCGATCTTAGCGGACCTTTTGAAGAAATCAAGGATGCTCCAATACTTTCGGGTATCTTTTCTCACGCCGGTATTAAAAGACTCGATCAATTTATGATGGAACTGGGATTTATGACTAAATACAAACTTTCTATAAAACCACCTAAAACTCCGCCCCCTGGAGTCCCAAAAAGAGATGTCTATCTGGTGCGAGCGTATGAATATCCTGAGTCGTGGGAAAGTCTCAGCCAGGAAGAAAAAGAACACCGCCTAATGACCGTTCGACTTACTTTACGCCAGATGGGCGAAGAATCCGGTGATATGGTTGTTTTTAGCTTTTGGCCTGACGTGATAATGATTAAAGAAATAGGCGACCCCGTGGATGTAGCAGAATATCTTCAACTCGATCGCAAAGAACTTTCCGCTCGAATTATAATGGCTCAAGGGCGTCAAAATACTAATTACGCTATAAATCTCTATGCATGCCATCCCTTCTTTATCCAGGGAATTGCCACCATGACCAATGGTGAAAATACAGCTTTCGTGCCCATTCGAGAATTTCTCATGTCTCGCGGTTTTCCGGGCTATATTGGTTATCAGTCAGATTCCGAAGTTTTTACCCACATTCTTCATTACATATACAAAAAGCTTGGTCTGGGAATTGAATACTACAAACACGTTATCACACCTCTTCAGGATGAAGATCTTGTTCATCATCCTCAAGGAAAGTTTCTCAAAATTTTGAAAGAAACATGCCGACGGCTAACCATAGACGGTCCGAACTGTGTCATAGGTGTGCTTCCCGATAAGACCATGTTTATGGTCCAGGATAGGAAAAAGTTAAGACCCGGGATAGTTGGTGGAAAAGAAGGTGTTTTCGCTTTTTCATCAGAAGCATGTGCCCTTGAATTTGCTCTTCCCGATCGTGACCGAAAAAAGGACTTTCAGCCCATGTATCTGGACACGGTCATCGTGCCACCAGATCGAAAGGAGACAAAAATATGGCGTCAATCGGAACAATTACCCCTTCCACTTTAA
- a CDS encoding glutamate synthase-related protein yields the protein MASIGTITPSTLSRKDLLWQIVWDKERCALCGRCTAACPVHSIELGVFRKRLVQVTPGVETQPSNVYQVFYGIRQKTDPAYACIGCGTCTLVCPNDCIMPVRNDEIDKLRFHINRGGQPRRRGGRRNVPEGILDRIKFVRISMLTDPALDAGRHEFELRTTLGRVLPPEEAIKLYKEEEWTPPVREIYPLIIGSMSFGALSPNMWEGLQMGVAYLNEELGMPVRMCTGEGGCPPRLLKSRFIKYVILQIASGYFGWDEIIRAIPEMKEDPCAVEIKYGQGAKPGDGGLLMWHKVNKLIAAIRGVPPGVSLPSPPTHQTLYSIEEAVAKMIQSVSMGWGFRVPVYPKISGTSTALAVLNNLTRNPYAAALAIDGEDGGTGAAYNVSMNHMGHPIASNIRDCYLNLVKVGKQNEIPLFAAGGIGKGGNLAANAAALIMLGASGVQIGKYIMQAAAGCVGSESDRCNICNIGLCPKGITSQDPRLYRRLDPEKVAERVVDVFLSFDTELKKIVAPLGRSTSLPIGMSDAIGIDDYHVAERLQIKHVV from the coding sequence ATGGCGTCAATCGGAACAATTACCCCTTCCACTTTAAGCCGTAAAGATCTGCTCTGGCAGATCGTATGGGACAAAGAACGTTGTGCTTTGTGCGGACGATGCACAGCAGCTTGCCCCGTTCATTCGATCGAGTTGGGAGTTTTCAGAAAGCGGTTGGTTCAGGTAACTCCAGGCGTGGAGACTCAGCCATCTAATGTCTATCAGGTTTTCTACGGTATCCGACAGAAAACTGATCCAGCCTATGCCTGTATCGGTTGCGGCACTTGCACTCTGGTGTGTCCAAACGACTGTATCATGCCAGTAAGAAACGATGAAATCGATAAACTTCGCTTTCACATAAACAGAGGCGGACAGCCAAGGCGAAGGGGCGGACGTAGAAATGTCCCAGAAGGCATCCTGGATCGTATTAAGTTCGTAAGAATATCCATGCTGACCGACCCGGCTCTTGATGCGGGGCGGCATGAGTTTGAACTCAGAACCACACTGGGTAGAGTCCTCCCACCCGAAGAAGCTATAAAACTCTACAAAGAGGAAGAATGGACTCCACCCGTTAGGGAAATCTATCCTCTCATAATCGGTTCAATGTCTTTTGGAGCCCTTTCCCCCAACATGTGGGAAGGACTTCAGATGGGGGTTGCATATCTAAACGAAGAACTTGGCATGCCCGTAAGAATGTGCACGGGGGAAGGAGGCTGCCCTCCAAGGCTTCTTAAGTCTCGTTTTATAAAATATGTTATTCTACAAATCGCCAGTGGATATTTCGGCTGGGACGAGATCATAAGAGCCATTCCTGAAATGAAGGAAGATCCCTGTGCTGTAGAAATAAAATACGGTCAAGGAGCAAAGCCAGGTGATGGCGGACTTCTCATGTGGCATAAAGTAAATAAACTCATTGCAGCTATTCGTGGAGTCCCACCAGGCGTTAGTCTTCCTAGCCCTCCAACTCACCAGACTCTCTACTCTATAGAGGAAGCGGTGGCAAAAATGATTCAATCTGTTTCTATGGGCTGGGGATTTAGAGTGCCGGTCTATCCTAAAATCTCCGGCACATCGACAGCCCTTGCTGTCCTCAACAACCTTACCAGGAATCCCTACGCAGCAGCTCTTGCTATTGACGGCGAGGATGGAGGAACAGGTGCTGCTTACAATGTCTCCATGAATCACATGGGGCATCCTATAGCGAGTAATATCAGAGACTGCTACCTGAATCTGGTGAAGGTGGGAAAGCAAAATGAAATTCCTCTTTTCGCCGCAGGAGGAATAGGAAAAGGAGGAAATCTTGCTGCCAATGCCGCAGCTCTTATTATGCTTGGAGCCAGTGGAGTTCAAATCGGGAAATACATCATGCAGGCTGCTGCAGGATGTGTAGGTTCTGAATCTGACCGATGCAACATATGTAACATCGGACTCTGCCCTAAGGGCATCACTTCTCAGGATCCGCGACTTTACAGACGGCTGGATCCAGAAAAAGTCGCCGAACGAGTAGTGGACGTCTTTTTGAGCTTTGACACGGAACTTAAGAAGATCGTGGCTCCACTTGGTCGCTCCACATCCCTTCCTATCGGTATGTCGGATGCTATAGGAATAGACGATTACCACGTAGCTGAACGACTTCAAATTAAACACGTGGTGTAG